In Planctomycetota bacterium, the genomic stretch TCGAGATCTACGTCGCCGACGAGGGCGCCGGCTTCCGGCCCGATTGTGTGCCCGACCCGACGGTGGATGAGAACCTCCAGCGCCCCTGCGGTCGCGGCGTGATGCTCATGCGGTCCTACATGGACGAGGTCAACTACTCGGCGAACGGCACGGAAGTGCGCATGGTCAAATACCGCGCGAATCCCGTCCGCGGGTTTCCGGAATCGGGTCGGCGTTGCTAGAAGGAGGTGGTTGCCATGAAGGTCCAGGTGCGACAGGAAGGGTCCTGTACGATTGTCTCGATCCAGGGGTCGGCGGACGTGGGCGCTTCGGCCGCGCTGCGCGACGCCTTCCTCCGCGCCGTCGACGTCGGCGCCACGCGCATCGTCTGCGACCTCTCGAAGACCGACTTCATCTGCTCCGATGCGCTGGGGGTGCTGATTACGGCTTATCTAAAGGCCCACGGCCGCGGCGGATTTGTGCGCCTCGCCAATCCCCAGAAACGGTTGCGCGAACTCCTGGCCACGACGCGCCTCGACCATCTCTTCGACGTGTTTCCCGACGTGGCGTGCGCCTTGAAGGATGCGTAGGCGGCCACGGGCACGCTAGATCCACTTCCTGCGGCGGAAGAACCAGACCATCCACGCTGTGCTGACCACCATGAGGAGCAGCGCGGCCGGATAGCCCCATTTCCAGTAGATTTCGGGCATAAACCTGAAGT encodes the following:
- a CDS encoding STAS domain-containing protein, with the translated sequence MKVQVRQEGSCTIVSIQGSADVGASAALRDAFLRAVDVGATRIVCDLSKTDFICSDALGVLITAYLKAHGRGGFVRLANPQKRLRELLATTRLDHLFDVFPDVACALKDA